The nucleotide sequence GCATGGTTCAAGCCTCTGGTTCAGCAATTATGATGCCGCTTCTGATGAACGTGATGCTCGTTAGCTTTCCAATAGAAAAAAGGGGGCTGCAATGGGGGTGTTTGGCTTAATTTTAATGGCTGCACCAGCGATTGGCCCAACTTTGTCAGGCTGGATTATTGAACACTATCATTGGAGAATGCTTTTCCACTTTGTGACACCGATCGGAATTGTTGTTCTCTTGATTGGCTTCTTTTTGCTTAAAGATAAAAAAGATAAAGTGGACATTCGCCTTGATTTATTTTCTTTGCTCCTATCTAGCGTAGGATTCGGTGGTCTGTTGTATGGCTTCAGTTCTGCGGGAAGCAAAGGATGGGGTAGTCCACAAGTGTATGGAACAATCCTTATAGGGGCTATTTCGCTAATATGGTTTATTTTGCGGCAATTAAAGATGGAACGGCCAATGCTTAACTTTAAAATCTTTAAGTACCCGATGTTTGCCTTATCATCGTCTATCACAATGGTTGTTAACATGGCGATGTTTTCTGGTATGCTGTTGATTCCTATTTACGTGCAGACCATTCGGGGAATTTCTCCGATGGATGCCGGTTTGATGATGCTGCCTGGAGCGCTTGTCATGGCTCTTATGTCTCCTGTTACAGGAAGGTTATTTGATAAGTTCGGCGGTCGCATTTTAGCCGTTACCGGATTAACCATTACAACCATTACGACTTATTATTTCAGCAAATTGGCGCTGGATACAACATACACCCACTTAGTTATATTAAATGCTATCCGAATGTTTGGTATGTCGATGGTGATGATGCCTGTTTCAACAAATGGTTTAAATCAATTGCCAACACGTTTCTATCCACACGGTACTGCAATGAACAATACGTTGAATCAGGTGGCAGGTGCCATCGGTACAGCGCTGCTGGTCACGGTGATGTCTACCCGTACAGAAACACATGCGGAGGAACTGGCTGCTAATGCAATGAAGCATGCAACTGTCCAGCCATCAGAAGCGGCTATTGCTGGAATGAAACAGCAAATTGCGATGAAAGCCATGCTGGAAGGCATTAATGATGCCTTCTTTGTATCAGCTTTAATTGCTGCTGTTGCACTTGTTCTGGCCCTCTTTATTAAGCGTTCTAAGCAGGCAGAAGATCCATTGAAGGGAAGCCCGCAAAGCAAAAGAACTAGACAAGAGCTGGCAGAAGGATAAGTCGTTCGCTTCATTCCAAGCAGCAGGTGTGTAAGAGAAGATTGAGAGCTATCTTTTTCAAGATAGCTCTTTATTTATGGAGAAACAGGATTATAAAAGGTGGTATATAAACCTCGAAATTTTGATTATAACTTGTTTATTCGTGGAAAGATGAGAGTAAATATAAATTAGAATCAAAAGGATAGAGGGGGCTCCTATGGCTGCTGAAATGAATACTCAAAACATTCATCGAAACCGTGATATTTATTCATCAAAAAATTTGTGGTCCGGCTTTTTGTTTGGGGTGGGCTTCATTGCTTTTTTTGATGAAGCTGTTTTTCACCAGCTGCTTCACTGGCACCATTTTTACGATAAATCGACTACAGATATTGGCCTAGTTTCTGACGGTTTGTTCCACGCGTTTAGCTGGTTTGCCACGATTGGCGGTTTGTTTTTATTCGCTGATCTTCGCCGAAGGAAGGCTTTATGGCTTACAAGGTGGTGGGGTGGCGTCTTGCTTGGAGCTGGAGTTTTTCAGCTTTACGATGGGACGATCCAGCATAAGGTTATGCGCATTCATCAAATTCGCTATGTGGAAAATGTGCTAGTTTATGATGCGATTTGGAATGTTACAGCCATTGCTATGATTGTAATTGGTGTTGTTCTTCTTTTTCGCACGCGACCCAAACAATCATTAGAAGAGAGAGCTCAACATGAGTAGTTATACAGATATTTGTTATACTGGCGGGCAACTGGCGGGGATTGTTCCACAAGTGCTTCTGATGCTCCCCTTTCTACTCGTTCTATTTCTCTATCTTTTAGCTGCCCTAGTTTCTAACCGCCGGCACAGGAAATGGCCATTATTTCGTACATGTTCTTGTATTGTAGGTGTCCTGCTGGCGGTTTGTTCTGTAGCTGGTCCACTTGCAGAACGGGCTCATATCGACTTTACAGCGCATATGACGGGGCATTTGTTTCTCGGCATGGCCGCTCCGCTTTTTCTTGTGCTCGCTGCACCGATGACCCTGATGCTGCGGACACTGCCGGTACATTTAGCGAGAAGGTTCGTACGTTTGTTAAAAAGTTGGCCGATTCAGCTCCTTAGCA is from Bacillus sp. PK3_68 and encodes:
- a CDS encoding DUF2243 domain-containing protein gives rise to the protein MAAEMNTQNIHRNRDIYSSKNLWSGFLFGVGFIAFFDEAVFHQLLHWHHFYDKSTTDIGLVSDGLFHAFSWFATIGGLFLFADLRRRKALWLTRWWGGVLLGAGVFQLYDGTIQHKVMRIHQIRYVENVLVYDAIWNVTAIAMIVIGVVLLFRTRPKQSLEERAQHE